A DNA window from Ostrea edulis chromosome 5, xbOstEdul1.1, whole genome shotgun sequence contains the following coding sequences:
- the LOC125682717 gene encoding uncharacterized protein LOC125682717 produces the protein MSLSRSREKSSVTNSASSHGPVNVTDPGISTAPTLTQEIISTMQAIPNIQTTLGELSESLRVIKELTQDIKNIKNDLWEEDGFDFRISHIAEQQEVDSGNIQVLKQENKMLKEDIDMLKSVVINLDRTVRKQQSEITDLKSRSMKQNLLIHNLPEEENENLFKKIPQLIKEYLGVETTFANIHRNGPKNPGRPRTITGRLEKFTDKEKVLQAQKDKRNSEGSGSTEQSNTPFYITPQRPVEVAENRKKLQEISNRYWKENVKTRFVGDKLVFPNGNTYKEKVLKPKPENILLVDQAEKEALQQIQMSTLETSTEGNDFKIAASTTATFNQVRNFYKKVVMDSNYSNADHNILVYRFTDKNGLIHEGYNDDGEHGAGRRLLKDLQSLHVTDMTCIISRFFGKYLGYRRFQIMENLAADIVLAHRGETLG, from the coding sequence ATGAGCCTGAGTAGAAGTCGTGAGAAGTCGTCAGTCACAAACAGTGCTAGCAGTCACGGCCCAGTGAATGTCACAGACCCGGGTATATCCACCGCACCTACGCTAACGCAGGAGATAATAAGCACGATGCAAGCAATACCTAATATACAAACAACATTGGGGGAATTATCGGAATCTCTCAGAGTGATCAAAGAACTAACTCAAGATATAAAGAACATTAAGAATGACCTGTGGGAGGAAGATGGTTTCGACTTCCGTATCTCTCATATTGCTGAACAACAAGAAGTGGACTCAGGAAACATTCAGGTACTGAAGCAAGAGAACAAAATGTTGAAAGAAGATATAGATATGTTAAAATCTGTAGTTATTAACTTAGACAGAACCGTCAGAAAACAGCAAAGCGAGATCACAGATTTAAAGTCAAGATCAATGAAGCAGAACTTACTCATTCACAATTTACCCGAAGAAGAgaatgaaaatcttttcaagaaaatCCCACAATTGATTAAAGAATACCTGGGAGTCGAAACAACTTTTGCAAACATACATCGAAACGGGCCTAAAAATCCGGGTAGACCAAGAACTATTACGGGTCGACTAGAGAAATTTACTGATAAGGAGAAAGTCCTCCAAGCACAGAAAGACAAAAGAAATAGCGAAGGGTCTGGCTCTACAGAACAATCAAATACACCTTTCTACATTACCCCACAAAGACCAGTAGAGGTAGCTGAAAATCGGAAAAAACTCCAAGAAATAAGTAACCGGTATTGGAAAGAGAATGTGAAAACACGTTTCGTAGGAGACAAGTTAGTTTTTCCTAACGGAAACACATACAAAGAAAAAGTGTTAAAACCAAAGCCTGAAAACATTTTGCTAGTGGATCAAGCAGAAAAAGAGGCACTTCAACAGATCCAGATGTCGACACTAGAAACCTCCACAGAAGggaacgattttaaaatcgcggCATCTACCACAGCGACCTTTAACCAGGTCAGAAACTTCTATAAAAAAGTTGTTATGGACTCAAATTACTCAAACGCGGATCACAATATATTGGTATATCGATTCACAGACAAAAACGGTTTGATCCACGAGGGGTATAACGACGATGGTGAGCACGGGGCTGGGAGAAGACTTCTTAAAGATCTCCAATCTCTCCATGTTACAGACATGACATGTATCATCTCTAGATTCTTCGGAAAATATCTTGGCTATCGTAGATTCCAAATTATGGAAAACCTCGCGGCAGACATTGTTCTCGCGCACCGAGGTGAAACATTGGGGTAA